GGTGCCTGGGTTGTTGGTGGGAGCGTAAGTTGGGGGTGGTGCTGGTGGAATTGACGGTGGCGGCCTGTGGTTTGTCCTTCAGCATCCATGTCAGAATAAGGGGTAAATGCGGGAACCAGTGACCATGCCGGCGTTTTTTACCCCCTGGCTCAAACGAGCTGGCTATTTGGACCAGTTGTGGGTGCGGATTGGTCATGTGGGGTCGCGACCGATTAGCGAGGCGGATGACTGGGGTCAACAGGGGTGGGATGTATTTGCGCCGAATCTCGAAATCTATGGTTTCGATGCTGACCCGGACGCCTGTGAGGCTGCCAACACCGCCGTTGCCGAAAAGGGCATCCCCTGGCCGGAAATCCATGTACCCCTAGTGCTCAGTGACCGTTGCGACACACAAACCTTGTATATCACCCAGGACCCAATGTGTTCCTCCCTTTATCCTCCCAATGAACCTTTTTTGACCCGCTTTCAGGTCGAGATGGAAATGATGAAAGGGGTAGCTACCGTCGAAGTCGAAACGACGACCCTCGATGTCTTTTGCCAGGAACAGAACCTGCCCGGTTTTGATTACCTCCGTACCGATGTGCAGGGGGCTGATTTGGATGTGTTGCGGGGGGCCGCTAGGATCCTGGCTGAGCACCTATTAGTCGTGGAAATGGAGGTTATCTTTTCACCCCTGTACCTGGGTCAACCCCTGTTTGCCGATGTGGATACCTTCCTGCGACAACAGGGATTTACGTTGTTTCAACTGAGTTTGCATGTGGGGGCAACCCGACGGCTCTTTCCGGTGGTCAACAATCCAATGGTCTATCGGGGGCAAAAACTCTGGGGCGATGCGGTGTATGTCCGGGATGTATTGGACCCCGCCACATCCGAACCCTGGCGCTCGCCGGAACGGATTTTCAAATTGGCCTGCCTAATGGATGTCAGGGGTTATTGGGACTATGCGGCGGAATTGCTGGTGCACCTGATAGAAAACCATCGGTGGCCTCTACAAGACCCGCTGCTCCAAGCCATCCAGGAGCAGATTCCTGCAGAGACCCAGGCCCAAATTCCCCTGGTGGAGTACTTGCACAAGGCCCTAGCGCATACCTGAGCCTTTTTTGAGGGCAGGGTCAAGGGCATTGGCCGCCCAGGCCACCGGCAGCATAGGGAGCATGGGCAATAGGCAAATTAGCCACTCCCAACCGGACAGGGGCGCGGTGGCAAACAAGGTATTCATCAAGGGCCACTGGCTAAAGAGGATTTGCAGCAAAACAGCTACGGCAATCCCCAAAAACACCGTAGGCGCAGGAGTAATCTGCCGGGTTTTCCCCCGCAAAAACTCCCCTAAACTGAGGCCAAACTGGCTGAGGCTGATCAGGTAAATAATCCGGGCGGCCACCAGCGCCTGAATCGCCATGGTGCGGGCCAGCGCCAAATTGCCGGTGCCCCCTTTCACCCACTCAAACATGCCGAAAATCAACACCCAGTTGAAGGCCGACACCAGTAAAATGCGCTGGATTAATTTGGGGGTCAGCAGGGGTTGATCCGGGTTGCGGGGCGGCTGTTCCATCACCCCCGGCGGTTTAGGTTCAAAGGCCAAGGGCACCGTCATGGTGATGGAATTGATCATGTTCAGCCACAGCACCTGCAGGGACAAAATGGGCAAATCCCGCAGCAACAGAGCGCTGATCAAAATGGTCATGGACTCGCCCCCATTGACCGGCAGCAAGAAGGCAATGGCCTTGCGAAGGTTTTGATAGACCGTGCGGCCTTCCTCGACGGCAGCGGCAATGGAAGCGAAATTATCGTCAGTGAGCAACATATCCGCCGCTTCCCGGGCGACCTCCGTGCCCCCTTTCCCCATGGCAATGCCGATATCAGCTTGGCGCAGCGCCGGGGCGTCGTTGACCCCATCGCCAGTCATGGCCACGATATGGCCCCGGGACTGAAGGGCCTCCACGAGTTGCAATTTCTGGGAGGGAGCCACCCGGGCGAACACCGAACCCCGTAGGGCAGCATCTGTAAACGTTGCGCTATCCATCGCCGCCAGTTCCGCGCCCGTAAAGGCCACCACCCCTTCAGCGGTTTGAATTCCCATGCGCTGGGCAATGGCGCGGGCAGTGGTCACATGGTCGCCAGTGATCATCTTCACCTGAATCCCCGCCGTTTGACAGTGATGCACGGCGACGATAGCTTCCGGCCGGGGCGGGTCAATCATCCCCTGTAACCCCAGAAACACCAGACCCTCGGCAATATCCTCGTGGTCTAAGCTGTGCTGGTGGGGTGCTGCTGTCTTTTGGGCAAAGGCCAACACCCGCAACCCGTTCTCCGCCAGGCGTTCGACCGCCGCCCGTATGCTTTCTACCTCAAGGGGGACCAACTCTCCCTGGAGATTCATCGCCTGCCGGCAACGGGCCAGTACCACCTCCACCGCGCCCTTGACGTAGATCAGGCGGGGCTGGCCGTCGTTGAGGGTGGCCATGTACTGGTAATCCGACTCAAAAGGAATGGCGTCTAATCGGGGGTAGTCTGCTGTTAACCCCGCCTGACTTAACCCCGCTTTTTCCGCCACCGCCAATAGCGCACCCTCCGTGGGGTCGCCGACTACCTGCCAATCCCCCTCCCGTTGTTCCAAATGACTGTCATTGCACAGGACTCCAGCTACCAAACAGGCCCGCAGACCCGGCGGTAGGTCCTTTAGGGGTTCACCGGCAGCCGTACAAATTTCCCCCTTCGGACTATAGCCGCTTCCGGTGACGTGAAATTCCTGGTCGCCAACCACTACCGCCTGCACCGTCATCTGGTTTTCCGTCAGGGTACCCGTTTTGTCAGAGCAGATGACCGTCGCACTGCCTAGGGCCTCCACCGCTGGCAACTTGCGGATAATGGCGTGGCGTTGGGCCATGCGGTTGACCCCAATCGCCAGGGTGACGGTTACCACCGCCGGCAGCCCCTCAGGAATGGCACTCACCGCCAGAGCCACCGCCGCCTCAAACATCTCCACCCAGTCCTTGCCCCGTCCCGCCCCCACCGCAAACGTAAAGGCCGCTAGCCCCAGCACCACATACAGAATCGTGTGGCTAAAGGCAGCGAATTTGCGGGTCAAGGGCGTACTCAGGCTCACCCGCTCCTGCATCGAACGGGCAATTTGCCCCACCTCGGTCGCCGTTCCCGTTGCTACCACCACCCCCTGTCCCTGGCCAAAGGTCACCAAACTCCCGGCGTAGGCCATATTGCGTCGCTCCGCCAAGGGGGTCTCCGCCGGCAGGGTTTCCACCGTCTTAGTCACCGGCACCGATTCCCCCGTCAGGGCTGACTCATCCACCTGGAGATTGCGCACCGCCAGCAACCGCATGTCCGCCGGCACCTTGTCCCCCGAATGCAAAAACACGATGTCACCGGGGACCAACTCCCGCGCCGGAACCTGCAACCGTTGCCCATCCCGCAGCACCGTAGTTTCGGTGGTCACCACCTTGGCCAAAGAAGCAATTGCCCCCTCCGCCTGGGTCTCCTGGATATAACTGATGACGGCATTGATCACCGTCACCCCCCAAATGACCAGAGCATTGAGCCAGGAGCGCAAAAACGCCTTGACGAGCCCCGCCACCAGCAGGATGTAGAGCAAGGGTTGATGGAACTGCTGCAAAAACTTCAACCAAGCCGGGGTGCGCCGCTGTTCCGGCAACTCATTGGGGCCGTACTGTTCATAGCGCCGGGCCACCTCCTCCGCCGGCAACCCCACCGTCGCCTCCGTCTGCCAGTAAGCCAGCACCTGTTGCACATCTAAAGCATGGAAAACAGGGGATGTCATAACCTTACTCCCGGCGCAGGGTTCCTTTTCCTACCTACAAGACTACGATGAAATCAGGGGCGACAGTTTGCGCTTGGACTTAAGCCACCTCCGGCAAGGGGGCCGCCGGTTCCGACAGGTACAATCGGTTTTCATCCGCATCGTATTCAAACAGCTCTGCGTAGCGCCCCCAGTCAATGGCCGTAGCCAACT
This genomic window from Gloeomargarita sp. SRBZ-1_bins_9 contains:
- a CDS encoding cation-transporting P-type ATPase → MTSPVFHALDVQQVLAYWQTEATVGLPAEEVARRYEQYGPNELPEQRRTPAWLKFLQQFHQPLLYILLVAGLVKAFLRSWLNALVIWGVTVINAVISYIQETQAEGAIASLAKVVTTETTVLRDGQRLQVPARELVPGDIVFLHSGDKVPADMRLLAVRNLQVDESALTGESVPVTKTVETLPAETPLAERRNMAYAGSLVTFGQGQGVVVATGTATEVGQIARSMQERVSLSTPLTRKFAAFSHTILYVVLGLAAFTFAVGAGRGKDWVEMFEAAVALAVSAIPEGLPAVVTVTLAIGVNRMAQRHAIIRKLPAVEALGSATVICSDKTGTLTENQMTVQAVVVGDQEFHVTGSGYSPKGEICTAAGEPLKDLPPGLRACLVAGVLCNDSHLEQREGDWQVVGDPTEGALLAVAEKAGLSQAGLTADYPRLDAIPFESDYQYMATLNDGQPRLIYVKGAVEVVLARCRQAMNLQGELVPLEVESIRAAVERLAENGLRVLAFAQKTAAPHQHSLDHEDIAEGLVFLGLQGMIDPPRPEAIVAVHHCQTAGIQVKMITGDHVTTARAIAQRMGIQTAEGVVAFTGAELAAMDSATFTDAALRGSVFARVAPSQKLQLVEALQSRGHIVAMTGDGVNDAPALRQADIGIAMGKGGTEVAREAADMLLTDDNFASIAAAVEEGRTVYQNLRKAIAFLLPVNGGESMTILISALLLRDLPILSLQVLWLNMINSITMTVPLAFEPKPPGVMEQPPRNPDQPLLTPKLIQRILLVSAFNWVLIFGMFEWVKGGTGNLALARTMAIQALVAARIIYLISLSQFGLSLGEFLRGKTRQITPAPTVFLGIAVAVLLQILFSQWPLMNTLFATAPLSGWEWLICLLPMLPMLPVAWAANALDPALKKGSGMR
- a CDS encoding FkbM family methyltransferase, whose amino-acid sequence is MREPVTMPAFFTPWLKRAGYLDQLWVRIGHVGSRPISEADDWGQQGWDVFAPNLEIYGFDADPDACEAANTAVAEKGIPWPEIHVPLVLSDRCDTQTLYITQDPMCSSLYPPNEPFLTRFQVEMEMMKGVATVEVETTTLDVFCQEQNLPGFDYLRTDVQGADLDVLRGAARILAEHLLVVEMEVIFSPLYLGQPLFADVDTFLRQQGFTLFQLSLHVGATRRLFPVVNNPMVYRGQKLWGDAVYVRDVLDPATSEPWRSPERIFKLACLMDVRGYWDYAAELLVHLIENHRWPLQDPLLQAIQEQIPAETQAQIPLVEYLHKALAHT